DNA from Orbaceae bacterium lpD01:
AACAGAAAAAACTCAATCAGCTTATCGACCTGATTTCTGGCATTTTTCAGCCGGTTTTAGGTATTATGGCGGCTGCTGGCATGCTAAAGGGTTTGAACATTCTAGTCAGTGTAATGGGCCTATATCCCGATAGCAGCGGCGTTTTTAAGATCATCAATGCGATGAGTGATGCGCTGTTTATGTATTTACCGGTCTTTCTGGGATATACCGCAGCGAAAAAATTTAAATTAAATCCGTTTATCGGCCTGCTGATTGGTTTGGGACTCTGTTATCCCGGACTACAACTGGCACAAATTGAAACGACAAAACAACCGCTATACACCCTGTTTGAGCATACGCTGTTTTCGTCACCGATCTATTTAGATTTCTTTGGTATTCCGGTTATTACCATGAATTACACCTCAACGGTGTTACCGGTTATCTTCATTGTCTATATTGCGGCTAAGTTTGAAAAGCTATTTAATCGCATTATTCCCGATGTGATTAAGTTTTTTACCGTGCCGATGTTAACCCTGCTCTGTGCTATGCTGCTGGGTTTAATTCTGATAGGCCCGGTTGTGACGTTTGTTTCCGCCTTAATCGCTGAAGGGATATTACTTGTGCGAGATTTTAGTCCCATGTTGGCAGGTGCCTTAGTTGGTTTTTTCTGGCAAATTATGGTGATTTTTGGCGTGCATTGGGGGCTGATTCCAGTGTATATCAATAATATTATGACACTAGGCTATGATAACGTGATGATGCCATTCTTTGCCACCACCTTTGCACAAACGGCGGTGGTGATTGCGATTATGCTTAAAACCAAAAACAGAAAATTAAAACAGCTCTCTTTTCCTGCTGCTGTATCGGCCTTCTTTGGCGTCACTGAGCCAGCGATTTACGGCATCACGCTGCCACTGAAAAAACCGTTTATTATTAGCTGCATTGCTTCTGCAATTGCCGGTGCCTATTACGGTTATGCCAATTTACGCGAATATATCTTTGGTGGTATTGGTATTTTTGAATTTCCGGCCATGATCAATCCGCAAACGCAAGGCATGGGCGATATTGTGGTGGGATTAATTGGGATTGCGATTGCGATGCCGATTGCCTTTGTCGCTACACTGCTTATGTTTAAAGATAAAGATGATACGCTCGATAATACGCATACTTCCGCCGATACCGTTGCGGCAGCGGCCACTCAGCAAAGCTTAAATAGTATGACGGTCTACAGCCCGCTTGCGGGGCAGGTCATACCACTGAGCCAAATCGAGGATGCGGCTTTTGCACAAGGACTGTTAGGTTTAGGTGTGGGTATCAAGCCTGCTAAAGGTGAGGTTGTGGCACCTTTTGATGGCCGCGTTTCATCGCTATTTCCCACCAAGCATGCGATTGGGCTACTTTCTGATGAGGGGGCTGAAGTGTTAATTCATATCGGTCTTGATACGGTGCAACTCGATGGACAATACTTTGATAGTTTTGTCGCCGCCGGTGACAGGATTGTAAAAGGACAAACATTGATCTCATTTGATCAGCAGCAGATACAGGCTGCGGGATTCTCAACGGTGACACCGATCATTATCACCAATTCAGACGATTATTTAGATATCTTACCGACCGATAACAGTGAGATTTCAGCGGGACAAATACTCTTAAAAGGCTTAGTTAAGGAGAAATAAGATGAGTTTTCCAAAAGATTTTCTATGGGGTGGTGCAACTGCGGCCAATCAGGTTGAAGGTGGGCTGATGGAAGATGGGCGTGGCTTAGCCAATGTCGATTTGTTGCCGTTTGGTGAACAGCGATATGCGGTTATGGCAGGTACCCGTAAAATGCTACAGTTTGAAGCGGGTTATGACTATCCGGCAACGCGGGGAATCGATATGTATCATCGTTATCAAACGGATATTGCGCTGTTTGCCGAGATGGGGTTTTCGGTTTACCGCTTCTCAATCTCTTGGACACGTATTTTTCCGCAAGGTGATGAAGCACAGCCCAATGAAGCCGGACTGCGTTTTTATGAAAACATGGTGGATACCTGCTTATCTTATGGTATCACTCCCTTAATCACGATCTCGCATTTTGATTGTCCGATTTATCTGGTCGAAAAATTCGGTGGTTGGCGCAATCGACAGATGATCGATGCCTATTTACGGTTATGTGAAGTGTTATTTATTCGTTTTAAAGGAAAAGTGCGCTACTGGATTACCTTTAATGAAATCAATATGCTGCTGCATGCGCCTTTTATGGCCGCTGGACTGGTATTTGATGAACATGAAAATCAGGAACAGGTAAAATATACGGCAGCCCATCATGAGTTAGTAGCCAGTGCACTAGCCACTAAGCTAGCCAAAAGTATCGATAATCATTACCAGATTGGTTGTATGATTGCGGCCGGGGAAAACTATCCCAATACCCCCAACCCAGCCGATATTTGGGCGGCTAAAGAGATTGATCGTGAAAGTTTCTTTTTTACCGATGTACAGATCAACGGCTACTATTCGAACTATGCCTTGAAAACACTGGCACGAAAAGGTATTAAGTTGCCGATCATCGGCGATGATGCAGATATCTTACGCCAGCATACCGCTGATTTCTTAGGTTTTTCATATTACTCCTCTAGTGTGGCAAGCAGTGATCCTAAAATCAATGAAACCCGAGAGGGAAATTTATTTCCTACCTTAAAAAATCCTTATTTGGCGGCCAGTGAGTGGGGCTGGCAGATCGACCCACTCGGTTTTAGAATCACGATGAATACCCTCTATGATCGTTATCATATTCCGTTATTTGTGGTGGAAAATGGCTTAGGTGCCATTGACACTGTCGAGCCGGATGGCTCGATTGATGATGACTATCGCATCATTTATTTGGCCCAGCATATTCAGGCTATGAAAGATGCCATTGAGCAGGATGGGTTGGAAATTTTGGGCTATACGACTTGGGGCTGCATTGATTTAGTGTCGGCTAGTAGCGGTGAAATGAAAAAACGCTATGGCTTTATTTATGTTGACAGCGATAATCATGGCAAAGGTACTTTTGAACGGAAACGGAAAAAATCGTTCTCATGGTATCAAAAAGTGATCGCTTCTCATGGTGAAGATTTATCCAACTGATCAGATCGATTTCAGGCTGATGATAGGTACTCATCAGCCTGTCTTTGGGGGATATTTAAGGTAGTGATAGAATGAGTGAGGCACTGGCTGAAAAACGGCCGTCCGCTAAATCACTGCTGCTTAAATTGGCCTGTTTAACTAAGGCAAAGGTCACTTGTTCATCAGCCATACCACCATTGAGCGTTGATTGAAAACTGCCAAATGGCGCGACCAATACATGATTATGAAACATCTGTACGCCAAGGGTCGCGTTCATGTTTGTGGCAATCGTATCGCTGGAAAAATCCGCTACATCCGCACTGAGTGTTACTTTGATTTTCTGATTGTTGATACTGCTATCATTACAATCAATTTTTAGATCAACAGCTTGTGTGATGCTATCTAATCCGGTGGTCGCAATTTTATTTTTAGGAACTAAACCAAAATCGACGTAGATGTCTTCATTATTATTAATACTACACGTTCCGGTGCTTAGTACTGATTTATTCGCTGCGGTGAATATCCAGACAAAATTCTCTTCTACATTCGTGGCACCGTTAGAAGTACTGTGTTTATTTAAATTTAATTTCATCAACGTTTGTCCCTTTTCGATAATTAAACTTTCGCCAAGTCCAGCGGGCGTAACAAAAAACATTTGAATATCAACAGGATGATACAGACTATCGGTGAGTGTCAGAATATTGGTTTTGGGCGTATTTTTTGATGAAAGCCGTTGACCTTTGATATATATCCCTGTATCGAGTGATGAGATGACACTACCAACGGTCACACCGCCAGCAGCCAGATCCATATAGTCTACATAAATGTTAGGAAAATGATTTTTACATTCTAGATAATCGCCGACATTACCAAAAATATTCTCATCACCATGCTGTAGGTTTTCATCAATAGGAATTGCAATCGTTACTGTCGCATTACTGGCGATTTCTTTGCCGGTCAATTTATTCTGGCAAACAAAAGCTGCCGCCTGAGGCAACTGCAGCAGTATGAACAACATAAACAGATATTTTTTCATATTTTGTACCAATTAATTATATTGTAGCAAAAAAGTCGCCGTAGCACTAAATGATCCAAGACCGATAGTTTTCTGGCTAATGGCTGTCGGATCTGCCTGTAAAAAAGCTTTAAAAATTAGTGTATTATCTTTATTGATGATAGGGTATGTGGGGCCATTTTTCTCATTAATGGCAATGAGCTGGCCACCATCAGATTCAATGCCGATGCTAACGCCACTCGCTTGGCTTTGGCTATCAATGGCCAATAAGCCCGTTTGTTGGCTACTGGCATTACCCATAAAGGCGATGCTGATCGTTTTGGCCATCGCATTATCACAGTCGGTCAGATTGATTTGAAATGGCTGCTCAATTCGATTTAGGCGATATAAATCACGATCATTCAATGCACCAAAATTAACTTCAATATTGGCACTTTCCGGTAAAACCGTACAAGGTTCACTGATTAATAAACCTGTGATATGAATATTACCGATAGCCAAAGCAGATTTCATGGCTAAGCCTAACCATAAACCTTGACTAATCAGCAGGAGCAAGACG
Protein-coding regions in this window:
- a CDS encoding beta-glucoside-specific PTS transporter subunit IIABC; its protein translation is MADYTQLASKIIAEVGGKENIISLTHCITRLRFQLKNDQAAHDDILKNMDGVVTVMKSGGQYQVVIGNQVADVYSAVMHQLGSLDEQAAEADNTKKQKKLNQLIDLISGIFQPVLGIMAAAGMLKGLNILVSVMGLYPDSSGVFKIINAMSDALFMYLPVFLGYTAAKKFKLNPFIGLLIGLGLCYPGLQLAQIETTKQPLYTLFEHTLFSSPIYLDFFGIPVITMNYTSTVLPVIFIVYIAAKFEKLFNRIIPDVIKFFTVPMLTLLCAMLLGLILIGPVVTFVSALIAEGILLVRDFSPMLAGALVGFFWQIMVIFGVHWGLIPVYINNIMTLGYDNVMMPFFATTFAQTAVVIAIMLKTKNRKLKQLSFPAAVSAFFGVTEPAIYGITLPLKKPFIISCIASAIAGAYYGYANLREYIFGGIGIFEFPAMINPQTQGMGDIVVGLIGIAIAMPIAFVATLLMFKDKDDTLDNTHTSADTVAAAATQQSLNSMTVYSPLAGQVIPLSQIEDAAFAQGLLGLGVGIKPAKGEVVAPFDGRVSSLFPTKHAIGLLSDEGAEVLIHIGLDTVQLDGQYFDSFVAAGDRIVKGQTLISFDQQQIQAAGFSTVTPIIITNSDDYLDILPTDNSEISAGQILLKGLVKEK
- a CDS encoding fimbrial protein, whose product is MKKYLFMLFILLQLPQAAAFVCQNKLTGKEIASNATVTIAIPIDENLQHGDENIFGNVGDYLECKNHFPNIYVDYMDLAAGGVTVGSVISSLDTGIYIKGQRLSSKNTPKTNILTLTDSLYHPVDIQMFFVTPAGLGESLIIEKGQTLMKLNLNKHSTSNGATNVEENFVWIFTAANKSVLSTGTCSINNNEDIYVDFGLVPKNKIATTGLDSITQAVDLKIDCNDSSINNQKIKVTLSADVADFSSDTIATNMNATLGVQMFHNHVLVAPFGSFQSTLNGGMADEQVTFALVKQANLSSSDLADGRFSASASLILSLP
- a CDS encoding 6-phospho-beta-glucosidase — protein: MSFPKDFLWGGATAANQVEGGLMEDGRGLANVDLLPFGEQRYAVMAGTRKMLQFEAGYDYPATRGIDMYHRYQTDIALFAEMGFSVYRFSISWTRIFPQGDEAQPNEAGLRFYENMVDTCLSYGITPLITISHFDCPIYLVEKFGGWRNRQMIDAYLRLCEVLFIRFKGKVRYWITFNEINMLLHAPFMAAGLVFDEHENQEQVKYTAAHHELVASALATKLAKSIDNHYQIGCMIAAGENYPNTPNPADIWAAKEIDRESFFFTDVQINGYYSNYALKTLARKGIKLPIIGDDADILRQHTADFLGFSYYSSSVASSDPKINETREGNLFPTLKNPYLAASEWGWQIDPLGFRITMNTLYDRYHIPLFVVENGLGAIDTVEPDGSIDDDYRIIYLAQHIQAMKDAIEQDGLEILGYTTWGCIDLVSASSGEMKKRYGFIYVDSDNHGKGTFERKRKKSFSWYQKVIASHGEDLSN
- a CDS encoding fimbrial protein, coding for MIHIKRFNSLLLTVLLLLISQGLWLGLAMKSALAIGNIHITGLLISEPCTVLPESANIEVNFGALNDRDLYRLNRIEQPFQINLTDCDNAMAKTISIAFMGNASSQQTGLLAIDSQSQASGVSIGIESDGGQLIAINEKNGPTYPIINKDNTLIFKAFLQADPTAISQKTIGLGSFSATATFLLQYN